In Canis lupus familiaris isolate Mischka breed German Shepherd chromosome 5, alternate assembly UU_Cfam_GSD_1.0, whole genome shotgun sequence, a genomic segment contains:
- the MMP23 gene encoding matrix metalloproteinase-23 isoform X4: protein MGLGACVSSAASGAQAQARWLGAVLGALCLLPVLLLLARPGAPAARLGASAAQGDLAAPYPVGVFATPGPSPLPLQAPRRRRYTLTPARLRWDHFNLTYRILSFPRNLLSPSETRRGLATAFRMWSDVSPFSFREVAPEQPSDLRIGELAHAFFPPHGGIHFDDSEYWVLGPTRYSWKKGCLDRLFVCTSWARRGFCDTRRRLMKRLCPSSCDFCYEFPFPTVAATAPPPRTKTRLVPEGRNVTFRCGQKILHKKGKVYWYKDQEPLEFSYPGYLALGEAHLSIIANAINEGTYTCVVRRRQRVLSTYSWRVRVRG from the exons ATGGGCCTCGGGGCCTGCGTGTCCTCAGCAGCGTCGGGGGCCCAAGCCCAGGCTCGCTGGCTGGGAGCTGTGCTGGGCGCCCTGTGCCTGTTGCCGGTGCTCCTGCTGCTGGCGCGGCCCGGGGCCCCTGCAGCCCGGCTGGGGGCCAGCGCAGCGCAG GGAGACCTCGCCGCACCCTACCCTGTGGGTGTCTTCGCCACCCCAGGACCCagtcccctgcccctccaggcaCCCCGCAGACGCCGCTACACGCTGACCCCAGCCAGGCTGCGCTGGGACCACTTCAACCTCACCTACAG GATCCTCTCCTTCCCACGGAACCTGCTGAGCCCCAGTGAGACCCGGCGGGGCCTGGCCACTGCCTTTCGCATGTGGAGTGACGTGTCCCCCTTCAGCTTCCGAGAGGTGGCCCCTGAGCAGCCCAGCGACCTGCGCATAG GCGAGCTGGCTCACGCCTTCTTTCCCCCGCACGGCGGCATCCACTTTGATGACAGCGAATACTGGGTCCTGGGTCCCACACGCTACAGCTGGAAGAAAG GCTGCCTAGACCGGCTGTTCGTGTGCACATCCTGGGCTCGGAGGGGATTTTGTGACACCCGCCGGAGGCTCATGAAGAGGCTCTGCCCCAGCAGCTGTGACTTCTGCTATG AGTTCCCCTTCCCCACGGTGGCCGCCACTGCACCACCACCCAGGACCAAGACCAGGCTGGTGCCTGAGGGTCGGAATGTGACCTTCCGATGTGGCCAGAAGATCCTTCACAAGAAAGGCAAAGTGTA CTGGTACAAGGACCAGGAACCCCTGGAGTTCTCCTACCCTGGCTACCTGGCGCTGGGCGAAGCACATCTGAGCATCATTGCCAACGCCATCAACGAGGGCACGTATACGTGTGTGGTGCGCCGGCGGCAGCGTGTGCTCAGCACCTACTCCTGGCGAGTCCGAGTGCGGGGCTGA
- the MMP23 gene encoding matrix metalloproteinase-23 isoform X3 — protein MGLGACVSSAASGAQAQARWLGAVLGALCLLPVLLLLARPGAPAARLGASAAQGDLAAPYPVGVFATPGPSPLPLQAPRRRRYTLTPARLRWDHFNLTYRILSFPRNLLSPSETRRGLATAFRMWSDVSPFSFREVAPEQPSDLRIGFYPVNHTDCLVSALHHCFDGPTGELAHAFFPPHGGIHFDDSEYWVLGPTRYSWKKGCLDRLFVCTSWARRGFCDTRRRLMKRLCPSSCDFCYEFPFPTVAATAPPPRTKTRLVPEGRNVTFRCGQKILHKKGKVYWYKDQEPLEFSYPGYLALGEAHLSIIANAINEGTYTCVVRRRQRVLSTYSWRVRVRG, from the exons ATGGGCCTCGGGGCCTGCGTGTCCTCAGCAGCGTCGGGGGCCCAAGCCCAGGCTCGCTGGCTGGGAGCTGTGCTGGGCGCCCTGTGCCTGTTGCCGGTGCTCCTGCTGCTGGCGCGGCCCGGGGCCCCTGCAGCCCGGCTGGGGGCCAGCGCAGCGCAG GGAGACCTCGCCGCACCCTACCCTGTGGGTGTCTTCGCCACCCCAGGACCCagtcccctgcccctccaggcaCCCCGCAGACGCCGCTACACGCTGACCCCAGCCAGGCTGCGCTGGGACCACTTCAACCTCACCTACAG GATCCTCTCCTTCCCACGGAACCTGCTGAGCCCCAGTGAGACCCGGCGGGGCCTGGCCACTGCCTTTCGCATGTGGAGTGACGTGTCCCCCTTCAGCTTCCGAGAGGTGGCCCCTGAGCAGCCCAGCGACCTGCGCATAG GCTTCTACCCGGTCAACCATACGGACTGCCTGGTCTCCGCGCTGCACCACTGCTTCGATGGCCCAACAGGCGAGCTGGCTCACGCCTTCTTTCCCCCGCACGGCGGCATCCACTTTGATGACAGCGAATACTGGGTCCTGGGTCCCACACGCTACAGCTGGAAGAAAG GCTGCCTAGACCGGCTGTTCGTGTGCACATCCTGGGCTCGGAGGGGATTTTGTGACACCCGCCGGAGGCTCATGAAGAGGCTCTGCCCCAGCAGCTGTGACTTCTGCTATG AGTTCCCCTTCCCCACGGTGGCCGCCACTGCACCACCACCCAGGACCAAGACCAGGCTGGTGCCTGAGGGTCGGAATGTGACCTTCCGATGTGGCCAGAAGATCCTTCACAAGAAAGGCAAAGTGTA CTGGTACAAGGACCAGGAACCCCTGGAGTTCTCCTACCCTGGCTACCTGGCGCTGGGCGAAGCACATCTGAGCATCATTGCCAACGCCATCAACGAGGGCACGTATACGTGTGTGGTGCGCCGGCGGCAGCGTGTGCTCAGCACCTACTCCTGGCGAGTCCGAGTGCGGGGCTGA
- the MMP23 gene encoding matrix metalloproteinase-23 isoform X2, with protein sequence MGLGACVSSAASGAQAQARWLGAVLGALCLLPVLLLLARPGAPAARLGASAAQGDLAAPYPVGVFATPGPSPLPLQAPRRRRYTLTPARLRWDHFNLTYRILSFPRNLLSPSETRRGLATAFRMWSDVSPFSFREVAPEQPSDLRIGELAHAFFPPHGGIHFDDSEYWVLGPTRYSWKKGVWLTDLVHVAAHEIGHALGLMHSQHGRALMHLNATLRGWKTLSQDELWGLHRLYGCLDRLFVCTSWARRGFCDTRRRLMKRLCPSSCDFCYEFPFPTVAATAPPPRTKTRLVPEGRNVTFRCGQKILHKKGKVYWYKDQEPLEFSYPGYLALGEAHLSIIANAINEGTYTCVVRRRQRVLSTYSWRVRVRG encoded by the exons ATGGGCCTCGGGGCCTGCGTGTCCTCAGCAGCGTCGGGGGCCCAAGCCCAGGCTCGCTGGCTGGGAGCTGTGCTGGGCGCCCTGTGCCTGTTGCCGGTGCTCCTGCTGCTGGCGCGGCCCGGGGCCCCTGCAGCCCGGCTGGGGGCCAGCGCAGCGCAG GGAGACCTCGCCGCACCCTACCCTGTGGGTGTCTTCGCCACCCCAGGACCCagtcccctgcccctccaggcaCCCCGCAGACGCCGCTACACGCTGACCCCAGCCAGGCTGCGCTGGGACCACTTCAACCTCACCTACAG GATCCTCTCCTTCCCACGGAACCTGCTGAGCCCCAGTGAGACCCGGCGGGGCCTGGCCACTGCCTTTCGCATGTGGAGTGACGTGTCCCCCTTCAGCTTCCGAGAGGTGGCCCCTGAGCAGCCCAGCGACCTGCGCATAG GCGAGCTGGCTCACGCCTTCTTTCCCCCGCACGGCGGCATCCACTTTGATGACAGCGAATACTGGGTCCTGGGTCCCACACGCTACAGCTGGAAGAAAG GCGTTTGGCTCACTGACCTGGTGCACGTGGCGGCCCATGAGATTGGCCATGCGCTGGGCCTGATGCACTCACAGCATGGCCGGGCGCTCATGCACCTTAATGCCACTCTGCGTGGCTGGAAGACCCTGTCGCAGGATGAACTGTGGGGGCTGCACCGACTCTATG GCTGCCTAGACCGGCTGTTCGTGTGCACATCCTGGGCTCGGAGGGGATTTTGTGACACCCGCCGGAGGCTCATGAAGAGGCTCTGCCCCAGCAGCTGTGACTTCTGCTATG AGTTCCCCTTCCCCACGGTGGCCGCCACTGCACCACCACCCAGGACCAAGACCAGGCTGGTGCCTGAGGGTCGGAATGTGACCTTCCGATGTGGCCAGAAGATCCTTCACAAGAAAGGCAAAGTGTA CTGGTACAAGGACCAGGAACCCCTGGAGTTCTCCTACCCTGGCTACCTGGCGCTGGGCGAAGCACATCTGAGCATCATTGCCAACGCCATCAACGAGGGCACGTATACGTGTGTGGTGCGCCGGCGGCAGCGTGTGCTCAGCACCTACTCCTGGCGAGTCCGAGTGCGGGGCTGA
- the MMP23 gene encoding matrix metalloproteinase-23 isoform X1 yields MGLGACVSSAASGAQAQARWLGAVLGALCLLPVLLLLARPGAPAARLGASAAQGDLAAPYPVGVFATPGPSPLPLQAPRRRRYTLTPARLRWDHFNLTYRILSFPRNLLSPSETRRGLATAFRMWSDVSPFSFREVAPEQPSDLRIGFYPVNHTDCLVSALHHCFDGPTGELAHAFFPPHGGIHFDDSEYWVLGPTRYSWKKGVWLTDLVHVAAHEIGHALGLMHSQHGRALMHLNATLRGWKTLSQDELWGLHRLYGCLDRLFVCTSWARRGFCDTRRRLMKRLCPSSCDFCYEFPFPTVAATAPPPRTKTRLVPEGRNVTFRCGQKILHKKGKVYWYKDQEPLEFSYPGYLALGEAHLSIIANAINEGTYTCVVRRRQRVLSTYSWRVRVRG; encoded by the exons ATGGGCCTCGGGGCCTGCGTGTCCTCAGCAGCGTCGGGGGCCCAAGCCCAGGCTCGCTGGCTGGGAGCTGTGCTGGGCGCCCTGTGCCTGTTGCCGGTGCTCCTGCTGCTGGCGCGGCCCGGGGCCCCTGCAGCCCGGCTGGGGGCCAGCGCAGCGCAG GGAGACCTCGCCGCACCCTACCCTGTGGGTGTCTTCGCCACCCCAGGACCCagtcccctgcccctccaggcaCCCCGCAGACGCCGCTACACGCTGACCCCAGCCAGGCTGCGCTGGGACCACTTCAACCTCACCTACAG GATCCTCTCCTTCCCACGGAACCTGCTGAGCCCCAGTGAGACCCGGCGGGGCCTGGCCACTGCCTTTCGCATGTGGAGTGACGTGTCCCCCTTCAGCTTCCGAGAGGTGGCCCCTGAGCAGCCCAGCGACCTGCGCATAG GCTTCTACCCGGTCAACCATACGGACTGCCTGGTCTCCGCGCTGCACCACTGCTTCGATGGCCCAACAGGCGAGCTGGCTCACGCCTTCTTTCCCCCGCACGGCGGCATCCACTTTGATGACAGCGAATACTGGGTCCTGGGTCCCACACGCTACAGCTGGAAGAAAG GCGTTTGGCTCACTGACCTGGTGCACGTGGCGGCCCATGAGATTGGCCATGCGCTGGGCCTGATGCACTCACAGCATGGCCGGGCGCTCATGCACCTTAATGCCACTCTGCGTGGCTGGAAGACCCTGTCGCAGGATGAACTGTGGGGGCTGCACCGACTCTATG GCTGCCTAGACCGGCTGTTCGTGTGCACATCCTGGGCTCGGAGGGGATTTTGTGACACCCGCCGGAGGCTCATGAAGAGGCTCTGCCCCAGCAGCTGTGACTTCTGCTATG AGTTCCCCTTCCCCACGGTGGCCGCCACTGCACCACCACCCAGGACCAAGACCAGGCTGGTGCCTGAGGGTCGGAATGTGACCTTCCGATGTGGCCAGAAGATCCTTCACAAGAAAGGCAAAGTGTA CTGGTACAAGGACCAGGAACCCCTGGAGTTCTCCTACCCTGGCTACCTGGCGCTGGGCGAAGCACATCTGAGCATCATTGCCAACGCCATCAACGAGGGCACGTATACGTGTGTGGTGCGCCGGCGGCAGCGTGTGCTCAGCACCTACTCCTGGCGAGTCCGAGTGCGGGGCTGA